A part of Microbacterium atlanticum genomic DNA contains:
- a CDS encoding NAD-dependent succinate-semialdehyde dehydrogenase: MTDYAVVNPATGETLATYPTITDEALEAAIAQADAAYRAWRDQPVAERAARIRRVAELHRERRDELAAIIVREMGKPLSAAVAEVDFAADITEYYADNAEKITADQPIDILGEGTAVIRRSPLGVLLGIMPWNFPYYQVARFAAPNVVVGNTILLKHAPQCPESAAAIEKMYADAGLGDGVYTNVYATNDQAATIIADRRVQGVSVTGSERAGSAVAALAGQNLKKVALELGGSDPFIVLSTDDLDATVAAAVEARMDNNGQSCNAPKRFIVQEGLYDAFLEKFTEAMTASKMGDPFADDTVLGPLSSLAAAERLQEQVDRAVAQGAKLVAGGTRDGAFYEPTVLTGVTPDMDVYREELFGPAGVVYKAADEDEAVKIANDTSFGLGSYVYTTDPEQAQRVADKIDAGMVYVNIVLADSPELPFGGVKRSGTAREMGLLAADEFVNKKLIRVAG, translated from the coding sequence ATGACCGACTACGCCGTCGTCAACCCGGCCACGGGGGAGACCCTGGCCACCTATCCCACCATCACCGACGAGGCCCTCGAGGCCGCGATCGCGCAAGCGGATGCCGCGTACCGCGCGTGGCGGGACCAGCCGGTCGCCGAGCGCGCGGCGCGCATCCGCCGCGTCGCCGAGCTCCACCGCGAACGCCGCGACGAGCTCGCCGCGATCATCGTGCGCGAGATGGGCAAGCCGCTGTCGGCCGCCGTGGCCGAGGTGGACTTCGCGGCCGACATCACGGAGTACTACGCCGACAACGCCGAGAAGATCACGGCCGACCAGCCCATCGACATCCTCGGCGAGGGCACCGCGGTGATCCGTCGCAGCCCGCTGGGCGTGCTCCTGGGCATCATGCCGTGGAACTTCCCGTACTACCAGGTCGCCCGCTTCGCGGCGCCCAACGTGGTGGTGGGCAACACGATCCTGCTCAAGCACGCGCCGCAGTGCCCCGAGTCCGCCGCCGCCATCGAGAAGATGTACGCGGATGCCGGACTCGGCGACGGCGTCTACACCAACGTGTACGCCACCAACGACCAGGCCGCGACGATCATCGCCGACCGCCGCGTCCAGGGCGTGTCGGTGACGGGCTCGGAGCGCGCCGGCTCGGCGGTCGCCGCGCTGGCCGGCCAGAACCTCAAGAAGGTGGCGCTCGAGCTCGGCGGATCCGACCCGTTCATCGTGCTGTCGACCGACGACCTCGACGCCACGGTCGCCGCGGCGGTGGAGGCACGCATGGACAACAACGGCCAGTCGTGCAACGCCCCCAAGCGCTTCATCGTGCAGGAGGGGCTGTACGACGCGTTCCTGGAGAAGTTCACCGAGGCGATGACGGCGTCGAAGATGGGCGATCCGTTCGCCGACGACACCGTCCTCGGTCCGCTGTCGTCCCTCGCGGCCGCCGAGCGCCTGCAGGAGCAGGTGGACCGCGCGGTGGCGCAGGGCGCGAAGCTCGTCGCCGGCGGCACGCGCGACGGCGCCTTCTACGAGCCGACGGTCCTCACCGGTGTCACGCCCGACATGGACGTGTACCGCGAAGAGCTGTTCGGACCGGCGGGGGTGGTCTACAAGGCCGCCGATGAGGACGAGGCGGTCAAGATCGCCAACGACACCAGCTTCGGCCTCGGCTCCTACGTCTACACGACCGATCCCGAGCAGGCCCAGCGCGTCGCCGACAAGATCGACGCCGGCATGGTCTACGTCAACATCGTGCTCGCCGACTCGCCGGAGCTGCCCTTCGGCGGCGTCAAGCGCTCCGGCACCGCGCGCGAGATGGGACTCCTGGCCGCCGACGAGTTCGTCAACAAGAAGCTCATCCGCGTCGCCGGCTGA
- a CDS encoding APC family permease has protein sequence MSATQQSGASAPLAAGTDAGGLSKKGLSAGAVGVIGAVVIGISTIAPAYTLTASLGPTVAEVGTQVPAIILVGFIPMLLTAFGYRELNRAMPDSGTSFTWGVRAFGPWIGWMTGWGLVAATVIVLSNLAGIAVEFLFLLISQITGNPDIAELAFNPFINVAVCLLFMLGATLVSYRDMQTTQKFQYVLVGFQVVVLLLFAVVAIVKAVDGEAPDPTAFSWSWFNPLEVPTFSAFAAGLSLSIFIFWGWDVVLTMNEETKDPEKTPGRAAMLTVVIVVTLYLLLSIGLIMFAGVGDGPLGLSNEDISANVFFALSDPVLGPLAFLVSLAVLSSSAASLQSTAVGPARTLLAMGHYGALPSAFARVSPRFFTPGFATIVSAVVASVFYAVMRVVSENVLTDTILSLGMMICFYYGLTAFACVWYFRKQWFDSVRSFFFTFLFPLVGGGILAVLFVTTLVDSMDPAYGSGSSIGGVGLVFILGVTIILAGVVIMIWQAIKRPAFFRGETLGIHAPESLRRARR, from the coding sequence ATGAGCGCAACCCAGCAGAGCGGGGCGTCGGCGCCGCTCGCCGCCGGCACCGACGCCGGCGGACTGTCCAAGAAGGGCCTCAGCGCCGGCGCGGTCGGCGTGATCGGCGCCGTGGTGATCGGCATCTCGACGATCGCGCCCGCCTACACGCTCACCGCGTCGCTCGGCCCGACCGTGGCCGAAGTGGGCACTCAGGTTCCCGCCATCATCCTCGTCGGCTTCATCCCCATGCTGCTCACGGCGTTCGGCTACCGCGAGCTCAACCGTGCGATGCCCGACTCGGGCACGTCGTTCACGTGGGGCGTCCGGGCGTTCGGCCCGTGGATCGGGTGGATGACCGGATGGGGCCTGGTCGCAGCCACCGTCATCGTGCTGTCGAACCTCGCCGGCATCGCGGTCGAATTCCTCTTCCTGCTGATCTCGCAGATCACGGGCAACCCCGACATCGCCGAGCTCGCGTTCAACCCCTTCATCAACGTCGCGGTCTGCCTGCTGTTCATGCTCGGGGCGACGCTGGTGTCGTACCGCGACATGCAGACGACGCAGAAGTTCCAGTACGTGCTCGTCGGCTTCCAGGTCGTCGTCCTGCTCCTGTTCGCCGTCGTCGCGATCGTCAAGGCGGTCGACGGTGAGGCCCCCGATCCCACGGCCTTCTCGTGGTCGTGGTTCAACCCCCTCGAGGTGCCGACGTTCAGCGCCTTCGCCGCGGGGCTGTCCCTCTCGATCTTCATCTTCTGGGGCTGGGACGTCGTCCTCACCATGAACGAGGAGACGAAGGACCCGGAGAAGACGCCCGGCCGCGCCGCGATGCTCACGGTGGTGATCGTCGTGACGCTCTACCTCCTGCTGTCGATCGGCCTCATCATGTTCGCCGGCGTCGGTGACGGCCCGCTGGGCCTCAGCAACGAGGACATCAGCGCGAACGTGTTCTTCGCGCTGTCCGATCCGGTGCTCGGTCCGCTCGCGTTCCTGGTGTCGCTGGCGGTGCTCTCCAGCTCGGCCGCCTCCCTGCAGTCCACCGCGGTCGGGCCGGCCAGGACCCTGCTGGCGATGGGCCACTACGGCGCGCTGCCGAGCGCCTTCGCCCGCGTCAGCCCGCGGTTCTTCACGCCGGGCTTCGCGACCATCGTCTCTGCGGTGGTGGCGTCGGTCTTCTACGCCGTGATGCGCGTGGTCAGCGAGAACGTGCTCACCGACACCATCCTCTCGCTCGGCATGATGATCTGCTTCTATTACGGGCTCACCGCGTTCGCGTGCGTCTGGTACTTCCGCAAGCAGTGGTTCGACTCCGTCCGCAGCTTCTTCTTCACCTTCCTGTTCCCGCTCGTGGGCGGCGGCATCCTCGCGGTGCTGTTCGTCACCACGCTCGTGGACTCCATGGACCCGGCCTACGGCAGCGGATCGAGCATCGGAGGCGTCGGGCTGGTGTTCATCCTGGGCGTGACGATCATCCTGGCGGGCGTGGTGATCATGATCTGGCAGGCGATCAAGCGTCCGGCGTTCTTCCGCGGTGAGACACTCGGTATCCACGCACCCGAAAGCCTTCGACGCGCCCGCCGCTGA
- a CDS encoding universal stress protein produces the protein MSARIVVGYTATDAGADALSLGVRLARATDAALDLVVVLPSEERSVITPPNASYDRYLEEQAEAWLAQASERVVDGVAHETHVRRAESFAEGLLDSAHEYGASLIVVGAANGGLRGRHRLGTVASELLHSADVPVALAPEGTRRIDPTSGVSRITAAIGLRPGADVLLDESIALAKATGAELRLVSLVALDLPAGLAGNESAAQHADEVYVHVRAALPKGIKADSVVALGDSIEDAVSHLSWEPSELAVVGSSRLAQPRRLFLGSTAAKMLHELPVPMIVVPRTHGSHSAGAPSRRGAEEGERA, from the coding sequence ATGAGCGCTCGGATCGTCGTCGGATACACCGCGACGGATGCGGGAGCCGACGCGCTCTCGCTCGGGGTGCGCCTGGCCAGGGCGACGGATGCCGCGCTCGACCTCGTCGTCGTGCTCCCCAGCGAGGAGCGCAGCGTCATCACGCCTCCCAACGCCTCGTACGACCGATACCTCGAGGAGCAGGCCGAGGCGTGGCTCGCCCAGGCCTCGGAGCGGGTCGTCGACGGCGTCGCGCACGAGACGCACGTGAGGCGGGCCGAGTCCTTCGCCGAAGGACTGCTCGACAGCGCGCACGAGTACGGCGCCTCGCTGATCGTGGTCGGCGCGGCCAACGGCGGGCTGCGCGGCCGCCACCGCCTGGGGACCGTGGCCAGCGAGCTCCTCCACTCCGCCGACGTCCCGGTGGCGCTCGCGCCGGAGGGCACCCGCCGCATCGATCCGACGTCCGGCGTCAGCCGCATCACCGCCGCGATCGGGCTGCGCCCGGGCGCCGACGTGCTGCTGGACGAGAGCATCGCTCTTGCCAAGGCGACCGGCGCCGAGCTGCGTCTGGTGTCGCTGGTCGCCCTCGACCTGCCCGCCGGCCTCGCCGGCAACGAATCGGCCGCACAGCACGCCGACGAGGTCTACGTGCACGTGCGCGCCGCGCTGCCGAAGGGCATCAAGGCCGATTCGGTGGTCGCGCTCGGCGACAGCATCGAAGACGCGGTGTCCCACCTGTCGTGGGAGCCCAGCGAGCTCGCCGTGGTCGGCTCCAGCCGCCTCGCGCAGCCGCGCCGGCTCTTCCTCGGCTCGACCGCGGCGAAGATGCTGCACGAGCTTCCCGTACCGATGATCGTGGTGCCCCGAACCCACGGCAGCCACAGCGCCGGCGCACCGTCGCGCCGCGGCGCCGAAGAAGGAGAACGCGCATGA
- a CDS encoding flavin monoamine oxidase family protein, protein MTELSRDVVIVGAGAAGLTAANELRKAGLSVIVLEARDRVGGRLWTDVVDGAMLEVGGQWVSPDQDALKETLAELGLETYSRYREGDSVYIGRDGELKRFTGEIFPVGPETESEIVRLIEVLDGMVAEIDPDRPWEHPDAEELDRVSFEAWLEAQTDDQEARDNIALFIAGAMLTKPAYAFSTLQALLMAASAGSFSHLVDADFILDERVVGGLQQVPLLLAERLGDDVLLGQPVNEVHWSDPSTGSGTGVRVVTDQGLHVRARFVVLAHAPILYPWIEFQPALPRLKQQMHQHISMGFVIKVHAVYDRPFWREQGLSGTAFSPYEISHEAYDNTNHGDERGTLVGFVSDRNADDLFRVSAEERRKRILESLSHYYGPEAKEPLVYFESDWGAEEWTRGAYAASFDLGGLARYGADLRTPVGPIHFACSDMAGAGYQHVDGAIRMGRLVAGNIVEAARR, encoded by the coding sequence ATGACCGAGCTGAGCCGAGACGTCGTGATCGTCGGCGCCGGCGCCGCCGGCCTGACCGCCGCCAACGAGTTGAGGAAGGCGGGCCTGTCTGTCATCGTCCTCGAGGCGCGCGACCGCGTCGGAGGGCGGCTGTGGACCGACGTCGTCGACGGGGCGATGCTGGAGGTCGGCGGCCAGTGGGTCTCGCCCGATCAGGACGCCCTCAAGGAGACCCTGGCGGAGCTGGGGCTCGAGACGTACAGCCGCTATCGCGAGGGCGACTCGGTCTACATCGGCCGCGACGGCGAGCTCAAGCGCTTCACCGGCGAGATCTTCCCGGTCGGGCCCGAGACCGAGAGCGAGATCGTTCGCCTCATCGAGGTGCTCGACGGCATGGTCGCCGAGATCGACCCCGACAGGCCGTGGGAGCACCCCGATGCCGAGGAGCTCGACCGCGTCTCGTTCGAGGCGTGGCTGGAAGCCCAGACCGACGACCAGGAGGCGCGCGACAACATCGCGCTGTTCATCGCCGGCGCGATGCTGACCAAGCCCGCCTACGCGTTCTCGACGCTGCAGGCGCTGCTCATGGCCGCCAGCGCGGGCAGCTTCTCGCACCTGGTGGACGCCGACTTCATCCTCGACGAGCGCGTCGTCGGCGGACTGCAGCAGGTCCCGCTCCTGCTCGCCGAGCGTCTGGGCGACGACGTCCTGCTCGGCCAGCCGGTGAACGAGGTGCACTGGTCCGATCCGTCCACGGGCTCCGGGACCGGGGTGCGGGTCGTCACCGACCAGGGCCTCCACGTGCGCGCCCGCTTCGTCGTGCTCGCGCACGCTCCGATCCTGTACCCGTGGATCGAGTTCCAGCCGGCGCTTCCCCGCCTCAAGCAGCAGATGCACCAGCACATCTCGATGGGCTTCGTCATCAAGGTGCACGCCGTGTACGACCGCCCGTTCTGGCGGGAGCAGGGGCTGTCCGGCACCGCCTTCAGCCCGTACGAGATCTCGCACGAGGCGTACGACAACACCAACCACGGCGACGAGCGCGGCACGCTCGTCGGATTCGTCTCCGATCGCAACGCCGACGACCTGTTCCGGGTGTCGGCAGAGGAGCGCAGGAAGCGCATCCTCGAGTCGCTCTCGCACTATTACGGCCCGGAGGCGAAGGAACCGCTGGTCTACTTCGAGAGCGACTGGGGCGCCGAGGAGTGGACCCGCGGAGCGTACGCCGCGAGCTTCGACCTGGGCGGACTCGCGCGCTACGGCGCCGACCTGCGCACCCCGGTCGGCCCCATCCACTTCGCCTGCAGCGACATGGCCGGCGCCGGCTACCAGCACGTCGACGGCGCGATCCGCATGGGTCGCCTCGTCGCCGGCAACATCGTCGAGGCGGCCCGCCGATGA
- the gabT gene encoding 4-aminobutyrate--2-oxoglutarate transaminase: MSSAADTLTETPLGGPTLPQERRLVTSIPGPRSQELLDRKAGAVAAGVGHTAPVHAVAAGGGVIVDADGNSLIDLGSGIAVTTIGNAHPKVVAAVQEQVAQFTHTCFMIAPYDSYVSVAEALNRITPGDHAKKSALFNSGAEAVENAVKIARKYTGKPAVVAFDHGYHGRTNLTMALTAKSMPYKHGFGPFASEIYRAPLSYPFRDGLSGPEAARKAISLIEKQVGADNLAAVIIEPIQGEGGFIVPADGFLPAIVDWCRANGVVFIADEIQTGFARTGRMFASEVFGIVPDLITTAKGIAGGLPLAAVTGRAEIMDASHAGGLGGTYGGNPIACAAALAAIDVFENDGMLERAAEIQEILTGRLTQLQATDPRVGDVRGHGAMIAAEFVDPATGEPDAALTAAVAKACIAQGVIVLTCGTYGNVIRFLPPLSITDDLLHEGLDVVAAALAAS; encoded by the coding sequence ATGAGCAGCGCAGCCGACACCCTCACCGAAACGCCCCTCGGCGGTCCCACCCTGCCGCAGGAGCGTCGCCTGGTGACGAGCATCCCCGGGCCCCGGTCGCAGGAGCTGCTGGACCGCAAGGCGGGCGCCGTCGCCGCGGGCGTGGGTCACACGGCCCCTGTGCACGCGGTCGCGGCCGGCGGCGGCGTCATCGTCGACGCTGACGGCAACTCGCTCATCGACCTGGGGTCGGGCATCGCAGTCACCACGATCGGCAACGCGCACCCGAAGGTGGTCGCGGCGGTGCAGGAGCAGGTCGCCCAGTTCACGCACACATGCTTCATGATCGCGCCGTACGACTCGTACGTATCGGTCGCCGAGGCGCTCAACCGCATCACGCCCGGCGACCACGCCAAGAAGAGCGCGCTGTTCAACTCGGGCGCCGAGGCGGTGGAGAACGCCGTCAAGATCGCCCGCAAGTACACCGGCAAGCCGGCCGTCGTCGCCTTCGACCACGGCTACCACGGCCGCACCAACCTCACGATGGCCCTCACGGCGAAGTCGATGCCCTACAAGCACGGCTTCGGCCCGTTCGCGTCGGAGATCTACCGCGCCCCGCTGTCCTACCCGTTCCGCGACGGCCTCAGCGGCCCGGAGGCGGCGAGGAAGGCCATCTCGCTCATCGAGAAGCAGGTGGGCGCCGACAACCTCGCCGCGGTGATCATCGAGCCGATCCAGGGCGAGGGCGGCTTCATCGTCCCGGCGGACGGGTTCCTCCCGGCCATCGTCGACTGGTGCCGCGCGAACGGCGTCGTCTTCATCGCCGACGAGATCCAGACCGGCTTCGCCCGCACCGGCCGCATGTTCGCCAGCGAGGTCTTCGGCATCGTCCCCGACCTGATCACGACCGCCAAGGGCATCGCCGGTGGCCTGCCGCTCGCCGCCGTCACCGGCCGCGCCGAGATCATGGACGCCTCGCACGCGGGCGGCCTCGGCGGCACCTACGGGGGGAACCCGATCGCCTGCGCGGCCGCGCTGGCGGCCATCGACGTCTTCGAGAACGACGGGATGCTCGAGCGCGCCGCCGAGATCCAGGAGATCCTCACGGGCCGCCTCACGCAGCTGCAGGCGACCGACCCGCGCGTCGGCGACGTGCGCGGGCACGGCGCGATGATCGCCGCCGAGTTCGTCGATCCCGCGACGGGCGAGCCGGATGCCGCGCTCACCGCCGCGGTCGCCAAGGCGTGCATCGCCCAAGGCGTCATCGTGCTCACCTGCGGCACCTACGGGAACGTGATCCGCTTCCTGCCGCCCCTGTCGATCACCGACGATCTGCTCCACGAGGGCCTCGACGTGGTCGCCGCGGCGCTCGCCGCTTCATGA
- a CDS encoding PucR family transcriptional regulator: MDADAPTLRALLARRDLRLSLAVDEVDPAALDRAIRWVHSTDLLDPTPFLSEGLVLLTTGTQFPLEGDDGQNADVYRAYVRRLAARGVVGLGFGTEVARAGIPAALVEACQDERMPLFEVPYRTPFIAVARANAEAIAAEAYARRSWALAAQRAIALAALRPDGLGATVAELAKQLDTWVGMFDAAGELSREHPAGALGAETAAALQREVTGVLHRGARAGSSLRIGETPFTLQTLGRGGHLRGVIAIAAGDLDQEGRVVVTAVIAMAGLALEQQQGLGRARSALRAGLVQSLMTGDPGLARRTSRELWGPLPPAPVRVGVTDAAAARVDGIAELLELWAEEKRGALFFGRSDDGLVLVVPAEDRSSLAELVDRFDVRVGLSDPAGYDGFAAALGQARVARDRGTAGVTAFADVSRAGVLSALGDEARALARAELAPLVDHDGAQGTRLVETLQVWLDEDCSHEASARSLGVHRHTVRTRLALAERVLGRDLSSFATRAELWAALRALED, encoded by the coding sequence ATGGACGCCGACGCTCCGACGCTGCGCGCGCTGCTCGCCCGTAGAGACCTCCGGCTCTCGCTCGCCGTCGACGAGGTCGACCCGGCGGCGCTCGACCGTGCGATCCGGTGGGTGCACAGCACGGACCTCCTCGACCCCACGCCGTTCCTCTCCGAGGGACTCGTGCTGCTGACCACCGGGACGCAGTTCCCCCTCGAAGGCGATGACGGCCAGAACGCCGACGTCTATCGCGCGTACGTGCGCCGGCTCGCCGCTCGCGGCGTGGTCGGCCTCGGCTTCGGCACCGAGGTCGCGCGCGCCGGCATCCCCGCGGCGCTCGTGGAGGCATGTCAGGACGAGCGGATGCCGCTGTTCGAGGTCCCATACCGCACGCCCTTCATCGCCGTGGCACGGGCCAACGCCGAGGCGATCGCGGCCGAGGCGTATGCCCGGCGAAGCTGGGCGCTAGCCGCGCAGCGGGCGATCGCGCTCGCGGCGCTCCGGCCGGACGGACTGGGAGCGACCGTCGCGGAGCTGGCGAAGCAGCTGGACACCTGGGTGGGGATGTTCGACGCGGCAGGCGAGCTGTCGCGCGAGCACCCGGCCGGCGCTCTCGGGGCCGAGACCGCGGCCGCGCTGCAGCGGGAGGTGACCGGCGTGCTTCATCGCGGGGCGCGCGCGGGCTCGTCGCTGCGCATCGGCGAGACTCCGTTCACGCTGCAGACCCTGGGCCGCGGCGGGCACCTCCGCGGCGTCATCGCCATCGCCGCCGGCGACCTCGACCAGGAGGGCCGGGTGGTCGTCACCGCCGTCATCGCGATGGCGGGGCTCGCGCTCGAGCAGCAGCAGGGCCTCGGCCGAGCACGCTCGGCCCTGCGGGCCGGGCTGGTGCAGTCGCTGATGACCGGCGACCCGGGCCTCGCACGGCGCACTTCGCGAGAGCTGTGGGGGCCGCTGCCGCCGGCGCCGGTGCGGGTGGGCGTGACGGATGCCGCGGCCGCGCGCGTCGACGGCATCGCTGAGCTGCTCGAGCTGTGGGCGGAGGAGAAGCGCGGCGCGCTGTTCTTCGGCCGCAGCGACGACGGGCTCGTTCTCGTCGTGCCGGCGGAGGACCGCTCGAGCCTGGCGGAGCTGGTCGACCGCTTCGACGTGCGCGTGGGCCTGTCGGACCCGGCAGGCTACGACGGCTTCGCCGCGGCGCTCGGTCAGGCCCGCGTCGCCCGTGACCGCGGCACGGCAGGGGTCACCGCGTTCGCCGACGTCTCGCGCGCAGGCGTGCTGTCGGCGCTGGGCGACGAGGCGCGGGCCCTCGCGCGCGCCGAGCTCGCACCGCTCGTCGACCACGACGGCGCCCAGGGCACGCGGCTCGTCGAGACGCTGCAGGTGTGGCTCGACGAGGACTGCTCGCACGAGGCATCCGCTCGATCCCTCGGCGTGCACCGCCACACGGTGCGGACGCGGCTCGCCTTGGCCGAGCGGGTGCTCGGGCGGGATCTGTCGTCATTCGCGACGCGCGCCGAGCTGTGGGCCGCGCTGCGCGCCCTGGAGGACTGA
- a CDS encoding NAD(P)/FAD-dependent oxidoreductase: MSAPTPENPVRNGEVSWWWRDLGGTPPARAPLPGDLEADVAIVGAGYTGLWTAYYLKRAQPDLRVVVLEQRFAGFGASGRNGGWLTNTVTGGRDRYARTHGRDAAIAQQRALNDTVDEVVAVAAREDIEADVVKGGELGVARSPAQLARLQAAVRDEQSWPHTDVEVLDAAATASKIRIASAVGGVWHPHCARIHPAKLVRGLAEAVERMGVTIHEQTRVREIAPGRAVTERGVVRADHVLRATEGFTADLRGEHRTWLPMNSSMIVTEPLPSSFWDNVGWTGRETLGDFAHVYMYAQRTADDRIAFGGRGVPYRYGSRVDTDGTTQARTIASLTRLLRDFFPDASATPIAHAWAGVLGVPRDWASTVGHDRATGLGWAGGYVGTGVTATNLAGRTLADLVLGRDTDLARLPWVGHRARRWEMEPLRWTAVHAIYAAYHAADRFEASGSSARTAWPAHVADLVAGR, translated from the coding sequence ATGAGCGCGCCGACGCCCGAGAACCCGGTCCGCAACGGCGAGGTGTCGTGGTGGTGGCGCGACCTCGGTGGGACGCCGCCGGCGCGCGCGCCGCTTCCCGGCGATCTCGAGGCCGACGTCGCGATCGTCGGCGCGGGCTACACCGGCCTGTGGACCGCCTACTACCTCAAGCGCGCGCAGCCCGACCTGCGGGTGGTCGTGCTCGAGCAGCGCTTCGCCGGCTTCGGAGCCTCCGGTCGCAACGGCGGCTGGCTCACCAACACGGTCACGGGCGGGCGCGACCGCTATGCCCGCACCCACGGCCGGGATGCGGCCATCGCGCAGCAGCGGGCGCTCAACGACACCGTCGATGAGGTGGTCGCCGTCGCCGCTCGCGAGGACATCGAAGCCGACGTGGTCAAGGGCGGCGAGCTCGGCGTCGCCCGCTCCCCTGCCCAGCTGGCGCGCCTGCAGGCGGCCGTCCGCGACGAGCAGTCGTGGCCGCACACGGACGTGGAGGTGCTGGATGCCGCCGCGACGGCGTCGAAGATCCGCATCGCGAGCGCCGTGGGTGGCGTCTGGCACCCGCATTGCGCGCGGATCCACCCGGCGAAGCTGGTGCGCGGACTCGCCGAGGCGGTCGAGCGGATGGGCGTGACCATCCACGAGCAGACCCGCGTGCGCGAGATCGCACCCGGCCGGGCCGTCACCGAGCGAGGCGTCGTCCGTGCCGACCACGTGCTGCGGGCCACCGAGGGGTTCACGGCCGACCTGCGCGGCGAGCACCGCACCTGGCTGCCGATGAACTCGTCGATGATCGTGACGGAGCCGCTTCCGTCGTCGTTCTGGGACAACGTCGGATGGACCGGCCGCGAAACGCTCGGCGACTTCGCCCACGTCTACATGTACGCCCAGCGCACCGCCGACGACCGCATCGCGTTCGGAGGCCGAGGTGTGCCGTACCGCTACGGCTCCCGGGTCGACACCGACGGCACGACGCAGGCGCGTACGATCGCGTCACTGACGCGGCTGCTGCGGGACTTCTTCCCGGATGCCTCGGCCACGCCGATCGCGCACGCCTGGGCCGGCGTGCTCGGCGTGCCGCGCGACTGGGCGTCGACCGTCGGGCACGACCGGGCCACCGGCCTCGGATGGGCGGGCGGCTACGTCGGCACCGGCGTGACGGCGACGAACCTCGCGGGGCGGACCCTCGCCGATCTCGTCCTCGGCCGCGACACCGACCTCGCCCGCCTGCCGTGGGTAGGACACCGAGCGCGGCGCTGGGAGATGGAGCCGCTGCGCTGGACGGCGGTGCACGCCATCTACGCCGCCTACCACGCGGCCGACCGGTTCGAGGCATCCGGATCCTCTGCCCGCACCGCCTGGCCGGCGCACGTCGCCGATCTCGTCGCCGGCCGCTGA